The nucleotide window GTTTATAGTAATGACTCTATAGGAATGTAGTGTCTGGTTTATAGTAATGACTCTATAGTAATGTAGTGTCTGGTTTATAGTAATGACTCTATAGGAATGTAGTATATGGTttatagtaatgactctatgtAGTATCTGGTATATTAATGACTCTATAGGAATGTAGTGTCTGGTTTATAGTAATGACTCTATAGGAATGTAGTGTCTGGTTTATAGTAATGACTCTATAGTAATGTAGTGTCTGGTTTATAGTAATGACTCTATAGGAATGTAGTGTCTGGTTTATAGTAATGACTCTATAGTAATGTAGTGTCTGGTTTATGGTAATGACTCTATGTAGTATATGCTATAGTAATGACTCTGTATGCCTGCTCTGTGTGTCGCCTCCTGTAGCAGGCCAGTGACGGCACCAAGCCCTCCAGGCTGGTCACCCAGCTCCACTTCACCAGCTGGCCTGATTTTGGGGTGCCCTTTTCCCCCATCGGCATGCTCAAGTTCCTCAAGAAAGTCAAGACGGTCAACTCCTCCTTCGCTGGGCCCATCGTGGTTCACTGCAGGTACTTTATACTGGGGATGTAGTCTTTTAGGCACATTTCAactattgtactgtatatagtaacctGAAGGTTACGTCCCCCCCGGtctttaggaagagagagagagagatctaactcaaatcaaatcaaatcaaatcaaatgtatttatatagcccttcgtacatcagctgatatctcaaagtgctgtacagaaacccagcctaaaaccccaaacagcaagcaatgcaggtgtagaatcatGCTATGATTCTCAGATGACTCCTTGGCCTTCTCTGTTCTTTGTCTCTGCAGTGCTGGTGTGGGAAGGACAGGGACCTTCATTGTGATTGACGGCGTGATTGACATGATGCACCAAGAGCAGAAGATTGACGTCTTTGGTTTTGTGTCCAAGATAAGAGACCAGCGCTCGCAGCTTGTACAGACAGACGTGAGTAGGCTCAAATCAACAGGGTCACAACACTATTTCATTTCTCAATGCATCAGTCTATGTTTCTCTTAGTACTAGGGACTAGCAACTGTCCAAAAGTAAGCATTGTCCTTCCTACTACTACAGTGTTCTAAATATGTATTTGTAATGTAAACTAGAAAATAATAGAGGTCCAAGAATATATCCCTGTGGAACACCACACTTGATCTCATCTGATTCATCTTCTCCttgttctttttcttcttcttctgcttcttcttcttctgcttctttgGCCTCTTCTTCAGttactccttcttcttcttctcctttttctccttctcctcctccttcttcttctccttcttcttctcccttttctccttcttcttcttcttcttcttcttcttcttctgcttcttcagCCTCTTCTCCAGTTTCTACTTCTTCTTCAGCTTCTTCATTTGGAATCAATTATCAAAGTGTATGGACTTTCATTCCTATTGTTCTAGTGCTCTAAATATCTGTTTGTCTTCCTCTGTGGCCTCCAGATTCAGTACTCGTTCATCTACCAGGCCCTGTTGGAATACTACCTGTACGGAGACACAGAACTGGACGTGTCATCTCTAGAAGGACACCTGCACAAACTCCACAACACCCACGCCCCCTTCGACAGGGTCGGCCTGGAGGAAGAGTTCAAAGTGAGAGCCAGgggtcctctctcttctctgacagGGTTGTAGTTGATAAGATAGAGCCCATTGCTACATGCAGCTTAGAATCTCTGAAAGTCTGTGTATGCTTATAATAGCAATTGTGGACATCGGGTATAAATTATTCTATGTTAATTTGCATCGCTCTTATttttgggcctcccgggtggctcaGCGGTTGTGTCACAACCCGGCCGTGATCTGGAGTCCCATAGAGcgccacacaattggcccagcgtcctccgggttaggggagggtttgtccgagggggggtaggccgccattgtaaaaaaaaaaatgttcttaatttacttgcctagttaaataaaggtaaaaaatattaAGTCATCTATGTGTACATTTACATCCTGACACtttcctgtccccccccccccctttatcgTCCAGAAACTGACCAACATGAGGATAATGAAGGAGAACATGAGGATGGGAAATCTCCCTGCCAACATGAAGAAGAACAGAGTGCTCCAGATTATTCCATGTAAGGAACGCCGGAAAAGTTACAACAACCTGAATGAGATCTGTTTTCCCCTCAGAGTCCAGTAACTCTACATTACGTCATGCAGTTATTCTTTAACTTGTGACAGATTGTGACCCACAGATTATATTGTGTTCATAACCCCCCCCCGCCTTATTTAGAACGAAACAAGAGATATTATCAAATCCCTTATTCCCTTGGTTCGCTCACCTAAATTGCATTCATGCAGAATTAACCCGGGAAATCCATTGTATATGTCACATTTTCATTTTTGgtattcatatatttatttatttatatttcatcatcaatcaatcataatttGTATCTTTCATATTTGTTATTCATATATTTAAACCTTGATGCCTGACTGACATCGAGAGATCCTTTTAGTCAGGAGTCTTGTGGTTTTATCTGATGAAACGCTCATTGTTGTTGCTGTTCTTTAGGTTGAGTGATGCGTTTTGTCTCTCATCTTACAAATAGTGTTTGGAAAATGGATCTGGAGGAGCATTTTAGGGTGTGtctcaaacggcaccctattccctatttagtgcactacttttgaccagggtctatagggtctgtggtcaaaagtagtgcactatatagggaatagggtgccatttgaaacgCTGGCTTTTAGGCATCTAATACGGGTGATCTATTCATAAATCAACAGTGACAGCATCGCAGATGATCCAATTCCTTCCACCCCTAATTCATCTGCTCTTTCCTCAGACCGTTCGGTTGTAGGGCCGTTAAGGGCCGCACCTTTAGTGAGTTAAGATGTGTGTTGGTGTAATGGGAAGGGGGAAATTACAGGGACATTTATTTCCATGGCAGTTTCCTATAACGTCCACTAGGGGGGGGGGCGACGTGAGTCCCTGTTACCATCTAGTAGACCCGCGCCTTGCTAGGGCATTAGCTACGTCTCCAAGGATCGCCGGTTTAATCACAGTGCTTGGAACTCATTTTGAAAATCATAATTTTtgaccctatcccaaaccttaaccctaacctaaaccaccTTTTCATATTTGGTATTCATATATTTTAAACCTTGATGTGTGACATTGAGAGatcttgttgttttgttgttttctcTGTTAAAACAACGCTCATTGTTTTTGCTGTTCTTTAGGTTGAGTGATACGTTTTGTCTCTCATCTTACAAATAGTGTTTGGGAAATGGATCTGGAGGAGCATTTTACTGTGcatcgcaaatggcaccctattccctatttagtgcactactatggcacccgattccctatttagtgcactactatggcaccctattccctgtttagtgcactactatggcaccctattccctatttagtgcactactattgcaccctattccatattttgtgcactacgtttgaccagggtctatagggctcAGAATGAAGGCCTGCACACTTTGTCTGACAGCTAAAAAATATGGCCAAAACAAAAGTGCCGCGTCATTAAAACGCCAAACCCATGTCGTAATTCTGCAGTTACAATGAAGGGGGGGTCGGTTTTTATCGGTAGGTTGAGTTGTTATGCCATTGATATACTCTGTGTATCATTGATATACTCTGTGTACTGTCGGTCTTTGTAGTTATCACCAGTTTAATATGGATTGTATGTTTCAGATGACTTCAACAGAGTGATTATGTCCATGAGAAGAGGCCAAGAGTTTACTGACTTATCACCAGTTTAATACATGACTTCAAACCCAGTGAATTATGCAGTTATGAGAAGAGGGGGGTCGTTTTTATCAATGCTTCATTTATAGATGTAAGTatatactcactactacatcaatgcatcatttatagatgtaagtatatactcactactacatcaatgcttcatttatagatgtaagtatatactcactactacatcaatgcttcatttatagatgtaagtatatactcactactacatcaatgcatcatttatagatgtaagtatatactcactactacatcaatgcatcatttatagatgtaagtatatactcactactacatcaatgcttcatttatagatgtaagtatatactcactactacatcaatgcatcatttatagatgtaagtatatactcactactacatcaatgcatcatttatagatgtaagtatatactcactactacatcaatgcttcatttatagatgtaagtatatactcactactacatcaatgcttcatttatagatgtaagtatatactcactactacatcaatgcatcatttatagatgtaagtatatactcactactacatcaatgcatcatttatagatgtaagtatatactcactactacatcaatgcatcatttatagatgtaagtatatactcactactacatcaatgcttcatttatagatgtaagtatatactcactactacatcaatgcttcatttatagatgtaagtatatactcactactacatcaatgcatcatttatagatgtaagtatatactcactactacatcaatgcaTCATTTATAGATGTAAGTAGACGTTACACTACTCACTACTGCATCAATGCTTCATTTATAGATGTAAGTAGACGTTACactactcactactacatcaatgagtTAACATTacaatactcactactacatcaatgcatcatttatagatgtaagtatatactcactactacatcaatgcTTCATTTATAGATGTAAGTAGACATTACGctactcactactacatcaatgagtTAACGTTacaatactcactactacatcaatgagtaaacattacaatactcactactacatcaatgagtaaacattacaatactcactactacatcaatgagtTAACGTTacaatactcactactacatcaatgagtaaacattacaatactcactactacatcaatgcatcatttatagatgtaagtatatactcactactacatcaatgcTTCATTTATAGATGTAAGTAGACATTACGctactcactactacatcaatgagtTAACGTTacaatactcactactacatcaatgagtaaacattacaatactcactactacatcaatgagtaaacattacaatactcactactacatcaatgcatcatttatagatgtaagtatatactcactactacatcaatgagtTAACGTTACAATACTCACTACTTCAATGAGTAAATGTTacaatactcactactacatcaatgagtAAACATCACAATACTCACTACTATATCAATGAGTAAACGTTACAATACTCACCACTACATCAATGAGTAAACATTacaatactcactactacatcaatgagtTAACGTTacaatactcactactacatcaatgagtAAACATCACAATACTCACTACTATATCAATGAGTAAACGTTacaatactcactactacatcaatgagtaaacgttacaatactcactactacatcaatgagtaaacgttacaatactcactactacatcaatgcttcatttatagatgtaagtatatactcactactacatcaatgagtaaacatcacaatactcactactacatcaatgcatcatttatagatgtaagtatatactcactactacatcaatgcttcatttatagatgtaagtatatactcactactacatcaatgagtaaacgttacaatactcactactacatcaatgagtaaatgttacaatactcactactacatcaatgagtaaacattacaatactcactactacatcaatgagtaaacattacaatactcactactacatcaatgagtaaacattacaatactcactactacatcaatgagtAAACATTACAATACTCACTACTATATCAATGGGTAAACATCacaatactcactactacatcaatgagtAAACACTACAATACTCACTACTATATCAAGGAGGAAACGTGAATCAATGTCATATTTATCGATAGctagttttgtttttgtttttgcagTATATTAAAGTATATATTCATTTTGTGAGGTATATTAAAGTATATATTCATACGCTGCAATCAAGTTGTACCTGTCTGACATGGTGGTAATGCCTGTACTGTGGTGGACAGGAAGTTGTACCTGTCTGACATGGTGGTAATGCCTGTACTGTGGTGGGGTGTCCTCAGGGCTACAGGCAGAAGGACTACTTCATAGCGACCCAGGGTCCTTTATCTCACACGGTAGAGGACTACTGGAGGATGGCGTGGGAGTGGAAGTGTCACTCCGTCGTCATGCTGACGGAACTACAGGAGAGGGAGCAGGTAGGAAGGATATTCCATCGAAGAAATAGCATTTAAACAATTCATATTATATGATATATCTCTATGCTATTCACTTACTAACTACTGCATCTTAGTTGTCTACCGCTAGCAAGGATCCAAAACTAGGACCTCTTTGTGTTGAGctattgtaatattgtagtagagtactgttcttCCATGTGTTGAGTaattgtaatattgtagtagagtactgttccTCCATGTGTTGAGctattgtaatattgtagtagagtactgttctaACATGATTTGagttattgtaatattgtagtagagtactgttcttCCATGTGTTGAGTaattgtaatattgtagtagagtactgttcttAACATGATTTGagttattgtaatattgtagtagagtactgttcttAACATGATTTGagttattgtaatattgtagtagagtactgttctaACATGATTTGAGTaattgtaatattgtagtagagtactgttcttCTATGTGTTGAGTTATTGTAATATTGCAGTAGAGTACTGTTCTAACATGATTTGagttattgtaatattgtagtagagtactgttcttAACATGATTTGagttattgtaatattgtagtagagtactgttcttctatgtgttgagttattgtaatattgtagtagagtactgttcttccatgtgttgagttattgtaatattgtagtagagtactgttcttCCATGTGTTGAGCTATTGTAATATTGCAGTAGAGTACTGTTCTTCCATGTGTTGagttattgtaatattgtagtagagtactgttcttCCATGTGTTGAGTTATGGTAAtattgtagtagagtactgttcttCCATGTGTTGAGCTATTGTAATATTGCAGTAGAGTACTGTTCTTCTATGTGTTGagttattgtaatattgtagtagagtactgttcttCCATGTGTTGAGTaattgtaatattgtagtagagtactgttctaACATGATTTGagttattgtaatattgtagtagagtactgttctaACATGATTTGagttattgtaatattgtagtagagtactgttcttccatgtgttgagttattgtaatattgtagtagagtactgttcttccatgtgttgagttattgtaatattgtagtagagtactgttcttccatgtgttgagttattgtaatattgtagtagagtactgttcttccatgtgttgagttattgtaatattgtagtagagtactgttctaACATGATTTGAGTaattgtaatattgtagtagagtactgttcttCCATGTGTTGAGTaattgtaatattgtagtagagtactgttcttCCATGATTTGagttattgtaatattgtagtagagtactgttctaacatgtgttgagttattgtaatattgtagtagagtactgttcttccatgtgttgagttattgtaatattgtagtagagtactgttcttccatgtgttgagttattgtaatattgtagtagagtactgttcttccatgtgttgagttattgtaatattgtagtagagtactgttccTCCATGTGTTGAGCTATTGTAATAatgtagtagagtactgttctaACATGATTTGagttattgtaatattgtagtagagtactgttccTCCATGTGTTGAGCTATTGTAATAatgtagtagagtactgttctaACATGATTTGAGTTATTGTAATATTGCAGTAGTGTACTGTTCTTCTATGTGTTGAGTTATTGTAATATTATAGTAGGCTACTGTTCGTGAACATGTCTTCTATTATCTGATGGGAATAGAATCACTATGCTATCCAGTACTCAGTCTTAATCTCCTGACTGTCTCCTGCAGGACAAGTGTTTCCAGTACTGGCCCACAGAGGACTCAGTGACCTATGGAGACTACACTGTAGAGATGAAGGGATGCACTGTGTGTGACAGCTTCAGTGTACGGGATCTGGTACTCACCTATGGCCCAGTAAGTTTACACGGAAATACCCAGAGGTAGTGAGGGACCTAAAAACAATAGTTTATTGAGACATTAACCTTATTAACCTTCTTCTTACCTCTAGAGGAGTCCATGATTAATCACAGGAATAAAGTGTTTGTCGTGTTAGCATATTGCTAATCTTGTAACCCTCAACCCAAATTAGATGTTGACAGTCATCACGAGAAAGTAGCGTATTGCAAAACTATCTATTGCTGATCTGTCCAAACCTAGCATGTTGCTAAAATTAGCTCCCAATGCTAAATGATCTGTCCAAACCTAGCATGTTGCTAAAATTAGCTCCCAATGCTAAATGATCTGTCCAAACCTAGCATGTTGCTAAAATTAACTCCCAATGCTAAATGATCTGTCCAAACCTAGCATGTTGCTAAAATTAACTCCCAATGCTAAATGATCTGTCCAAACCTAGCATGTTGCTAAAATTAGCTCCCAATGCTAAATGATCTGTCCACACCTAGCATGTTGCTAAAATTAGCTCCCAATGCTAAATGATCTGTCCACACCTAGCATGTTGCTACAGTTAGCATCCTGACAGCTACATTATCTTTCCACACCTAGCATGTTGCTACAATTAGCATCCTGACAGCTACATTATCTTTCCAAACCTGGGTTTGCATGTTTCAGGATAAGCAGACACGTCTGGTCCGCCACTTCCATTTTCACGGCTGGCCAGAGATCGGGATCCCAGCCGAAGGGAAAGGAATGATTGACATCATCGCCTCGGTGCAGAGACAGCAACAGCAGTCAGGAAACCATCCCATCATCGTACACTGCAGGTAGCTAAGACTCTGACCCTCATCACCATGTGGTGGAATATGTTACTTTGGGAAGACTTTTAAATATACACTTCACTGTTACCTAAAACATTTACTGTAACACTCTTAGACCAATTTAAATATGGTAACACTTTATTACACATTTACTGTAACAATTCTTTATTATACATTTACTGTTACTATGGTAACACTTTATTACACATTTACTGTTACTATGGTAACACTTTATTACACATTTACTGTTACTATGGTAACACTTTATTACACATTTACTGTTACTATGGTAACACTTTATTACACATTTACTGTTACTATGGTAACACTTTATTACACATTTACTGTTACTATGGTAACACCTTTTTACTTGTATAATTTGTTGAGCATTCTTTAGGcaagactgttactgttactatagcaACTCATTACAACAGTCACAAAACCCCAAAAGTCACTGTTTTTCTTGAATGTTTTGTTGTGTAGTGCTGGTGCAGGGCGAACAGGTACGTTCATTGCACTGAGCAATATCCTGGAGCGGGTCAAGGCTGAGGGCCTACTGGACGTCTTCCAGACTGTGAAGAGTTTACGGATGCAGAGGCCACATATGGTCCAGACCGTGG belongs to Oncorhynchus gorbuscha isolate QuinsamMale2020 ecotype Even-year unplaced genomic scaffold, OgorEven_v1.0 Un_scaffold_836, whole genome shotgun sequence and includes:
- the LOC124020490 gene encoding receptor-type tyrosine-protein phosphatase epsilon-like isoform X2 — encoded protein: MRKSSFSSFRWIRNQRKEVVTAVDKKIPNGILEEQEQQTVVLLPRSPSASKTYFPIPVDCLEEETRIRSADDGKLFREEFNSLPSGYTQGTCQEANKEDNREKNRYPNILPYDHSRVVLTQLEGNLCSDYINASYIHGYTDNNKFIAAQGPKQDTVADFWRMIWEQKTATIVMLTNLKERKEDKCYQYWPDQGCWTYGNVRVAVEDCTVLVDYTIRKFCIQYQASDGTKPSRLVTQLHFTSWPDFGVPFSPIGMLKFLKKVKTVNSSFAGPIVVHCSAGVGRTGTFIVIDGVIDMMHQEQKIDVFGFVSKIRDQRSQLVQTDIQYSFIYQALLEYYLYGDTELDVSSLEGHLHKLHNTHAPFDRVGLEEEFKKLTNMRIMKENMRMGNLPANMKKNRVLQIIPYDFNRVIMSMRRGQEFTDYINASFIDGYRQKDYFIATQGPLSHTVEDYWRMAWEWKCHSVVMLTELQEREQDKCFQYWPTEDSVTYGDYTVEMKGCTVCDSFSVRDLVLTYGPDKQTRLVRHFHFHGWPEIGIPAEGKGMIDIIASVQRQQQQSGNHPIIVHCSAGAGRTGTFIALSNILERVKAEGLLDVFQTVKSLRMQRPHMVQTVEQYDFCYRVVQDFVDIFSDYANFK
- the LOC124020490 gene encoding receptor-type tyrosine-protein phosphatase epsilon-like isoform X1; the protein is MVPVLFLVAITLSTNDTSNEDQTGEDTKSQSSHILPTVLVFSVLLVISILLAWYFLRIRNQRKEVVTAVDKKIPNGILEEQEQQTVVLLPRSPSASKTYFPIPVDCLEEETRIRSADDGKLFREEFNSLPSGYTQGTCQEANKEDNREKNRYPNILPYDHSRVVLTQLEGNLCSDYINASYIHGYTDNNKFIAAQGPKQDTVADFWRMIWEQKTATIVMLTNLKERKEDKCYQYWPDQGCWTYGNVRVAVEDCTVLVDYTIRKFCIQYQASDGTKPSRLVTQLHFTSWPDFGVPFSPIGMLKFLKKVKTVNSSFAGPIVVHCSAGVGRTGTFIVIDGVIDMMHQEQKIDVFGFVSKIRDQRSQLVQTDIQYSFIYQALLEYYLYGDTELDVSSLEGHLHKLHNTHAPFDRVGLEEEFKKLTNMRIMKENMRMGNLPANMKKNRVLQIIPYDFNRVIMSMRRGQEFTDYINASFIDGYRQKDYFIATQGPLSHTVEDYWRMAWEWKCHSVVMLTELQEREQDKCFQYWPTEDSVTYGDYTVEMKGCTVCDSFSVRDLVLTYGPDKQTRLVRHFHFHGWPEIGIPAEGKGMIDIIASVQRQQQQSGNHPIIVHCSAGAGRTGTFIALSNILERVKAEGLLDVFQTVKSLRMQRPHMVQTVEQYDFCYRVVQDFVDIFSDYANFK